From one Streptomyces avermitilis MA-4680 = NBRC 14893 genomic stretch:
- a CDS encoding DUF6300 family protein, whose protein sequence is MELLRFSDRLPQCSRCRGDLIMSGVAPQNDKHGRPIHLELCPVCDTGDVDRPAAGLLVQWFADRGGHDESRVQEGSHLLMEWTRECMAVHGWYLQDTPPDQP, encoded by the coding sequence ATGGAGCTGCTCAGGTTCTCCGACCGGCTACCGCAGTGTTCACGCTGCCGGGGCGACCTCATCATGAGTGGGGTGGCGCCGCAGAACGACAAACACGGGCGGCCGATCCACCTGGAGCTGTGCCCGGTGTGCGACACCGGCGACGTGGACCGCCCGGCGGCCGGCCTTCTCGTGCAGTGGTTCGCCGACCGTGGCGGTCATGACGAGAGTCGCGTCCAGGAGGGCTCCCACCTGCTGATGGAGTGGACGAGGGAGTGCATGGCTGTCCACGGCTGGTACTTGCAGGACACCCCGCCCGACCAGCCCTGA
- a CDS encoding DUF6233 domain-containing protein: MADTPPEPEPPPIIVVLPDGQEVTGRLQERQQVQGAWLYKVAVPAWQNTPSGQVEPAWYVVWVQAPGHVKPVPGVSYNNVPTTRLPPPTTEQQILGERRPSGWVLQKLNGGRGPGRGIIHAVDCEEASAGAPLLTLDKALDAAEQPGTRLCSLCSAAAELDPVLKGFDHGFDGEE; encoded by the coding sequence GTGGCGGACACGCCACCCGAGCCGGAGCCGCCGCCCATCATCGTGGTTCTCCCCGACGGCCAGGAGGTCACCGGCCGCCTCCAGGAGCGCCAGCAGGTCCAGGGCGCCTGGCTGTACAAGGTGGCCGTCCCGGCCTGGCAGAACACGCCTTCCGGGCAGGTGGAGCCCGCCTGGTACGTGGTGTGGGTGCAAGCCCCCGGCCATGTGAAGCCCGTGCCTGGCGTCTCATACAACAATGTCCCCACGACCCGGCTGCCACCGCCGACGACGGAGCAGCAGATCCTCGGGGAGCGCCGACCGTCCGGATGGGTCCTGCAGAAGCTGAACGGCGGCCGCGGTCCCGGCCGGGGCATCATCCACGCCGTCGACTGCGAGGAAGCATCCGCCGGGGCACCGCTGCTGACTCTGGACAAGGCGCTGGACGCCGCAGAGCAGCCCGGTACCCGGTTGTGCTCTCTGTGCAGCGCGGCCGCCGAACTGGACCCGGTACTGAAGGGCTTCGACCACGGCTTCGACGGCGAAGAGTAG
- a CDS encoding endonuclease VII domain-containing protein, with protein MPISREYARSLFADLTQSATVPLDPDELLHMPGLAQHGHVFFGDIAVRCYKHKARWMYDERDIRRAGQAFAELRLDLDDVVDVQLPAYRDFGQSDPEEWQRVDWRRRLVSWMFGLARHKAHDGIPYDEWNDAWQRVGANGLPGDLTWEEFVAASSRYRHSQNMAGTRPLELLTWSGKRWLLPRAYIELLDRWAQREEELVNRARVCSSCGAQGPYWDGWRTSTSKGYVTRCPPCSGAAFRPYTGQLRGVQYESPRRRSTRADDYLCRLCKKRQASAWDHCHEHGHVRGPLCGSCNTREGKATPYYFLQLEGGTLHLLECRGCLEQRTLPRRFHLDVVRAHLEQTERHGRCRRQPYARELEHTHGVHRFQLECSGWHAVSNWTKDVTASEVTALVRAYVDAALTAQESQPPPGTATDAG; from the coding sequence ATGCCGATCAGCCGGGAGTACGCGCGCTCCCTCTTCGCGGACCTGACGCAGAGCGCCACGGTGCCGCTGGACCCTGACGAGCTCCTCCACATGCCGGGACTGGCGCAGCACGGCCACGTTTTCTTCGGCGACATAGCCGTGCGCTGCTACAAGCACAAGGCGCGCTGGATGTATGACGAGCGGGACATCCGGCGGGCCGGGCAGGCATTCGCGGAGCTGCGCCTGGACCTGGACGACGTTGTCGACGTCCAACTGCCCGCGTACCGCGACTTCGGACAAAGCGACCCGGAGGAGTGGCAGCGCGTCGACTGGCGGCGCCGACTGGTGTCGTGGATGTTCGGGCTGGCCCGCCACAAAGCCCACGACGGGATCCCGTACGACGAGTGGAACGACGCCTGGCAGCGGGTCGGGGCGAACGGGCTGCCCGGGGATCTGACGTGGGAGGAATTCGTCGCTGCCAGTAGCCGCTACCGGCACTCGCAGAACATGGCCGGCACCCGACCGCTGGAGCTGCTGACCTGGTCCGGGAAGAGGTGGCTTCTGCCCCGCGCCTACATCGAGCTCCTGGACCGCTGGGCGCAGCGGGAGGAGGAACTGGTCAACCGGGCCCGGGTCTGCTCCTCCTGCGGCGCCCAGGGCCCGTACTGGGACGGCTGGCGGACATCAACCAGCAAGGGCTACGTCACCAGGTGCCCACCGTGCTCCGGAGCGGCCTTCCGGCCCTACACCGGCCAACTGCGCGGAGTGCAGTACGAGTCGCCCCGCAGGCGCAGCACCCGGGCCGACGACTACCTGTGCCGTCTGTGCAAGAAACGCCAGGCGTCAGCGTGGGATCACTGTCACGAGCACGGCCATGTCCGAGGACCGCTATGCGGTAGCTGCAACACCCGCGAGGGCAAGGCCACGCCGTACTACTTCCTCCAGCTCGAAGGCGGCACGCTGCACCTCCTGGAGTGCCGCGGCTGCCTTGAGCAACGGACCCTGCCGCGCCGGTTCCACCTGGACGTGGTCCGCGCGCACCTGGAGCAGACCGAGCGGCACGGGCGCTGCCGCAGGCAGCCGTACGCCCGCGAACTGGAGCACACTCACGGTGTGCACCGGTTCCAGCTGGAGTGCAGCGGCTGGCACGCGGTCAGCAACTGGACGAAGGACGTCACGGCGTCCGAGGTGACCGCACTCGTGCGGGCCTACGTCGACGCGGCGCTCACCGCGCAGGAGAGCCAGCCTCCTCCCGGCACGGCCACGGACGCCGGGTGA